One Niabella beijingensis DNA window includes the following coding sequences:
- a CDS encoding YpdA family putative bacillithiol disulfide reductase — MQHFSIIIIGGGPIGLACALEAQKAGMDYVILEKGSLVNSLYNYPVNMTFFSTSERLEIGGVPFVSNNPKPTRNEALEYYRRVTSSFHLNIRLFETVQQVTRTVDLFEVVTTRETYTADHIIIATGFYDIPYLLNVPGEELPKVTHYYKDPHFYAFQDVIVVGAMNSGVDAALETWRKGARVTMVVRGPEIGTRVKYWVRPDIENRIKEGAIKAYFNSTIREIRTDAVDIDTPEGTVTIKNDFVIAATGYQPNLQFLKQTGIKLSDDEVQCPVLDPDTHESSVKGIYLAGVICGGMNTHRLFIENSREHAVKIIKAIRRAQH, encoded by the coding sequence ATGCAGCATTTTTCGATCATTATTATAGGCGGTGGCCCCATTGGACTGGCCTGCGCTCTTGAAGCCCAAAAGGCGGGAATGGATTATGTGATTTTGGAAAAGGGCAGTCTGGTGAATTCCCTTTACAACTACCCGGTGAATATGACTTTTTTTTCCACATCCGAGCGGCTGGAAATAGGAGGGGTGCCTTTTGTTTCCAATAATCCCAAACCGACCCGGAACGAAGCCCTGGAATATTACCGGAGGGTAACCAGCTCGTTCCATCTTAACATACGGCTGTTTGAGACCGTGCAGCAGGTGACCCGGACCGTGGATCTTTTTGAAGTGGTAACAACGCGGGAGACCTATACCGCTGATCATATTATTATTGCTACCGGTTTTTACGACATTCCTTACCTGCTTAATGTGCCGGGGGAAGAATTGCCGAAAGTGACCCATTATTATAAGGATCCGCATTTTTATGCCTTCCAGGATGTGATCGTCGTCGGAGCCATGAACTCCGGTGTGGACGCGGCCCTTGAAACCTGGCGGAAAGGAGCGCGGGTGACGATGGTAGTGCGCGGCCCGGAAATTGGTACCCGCGTAAAATACTGGGTACGGCCGGATATTGAAAACCGGATCAAAGAAGGGGCTATAAAAGCATACTTCAATTCCACCATAAGAGAAATCAGAACCGATGCGGTGGATATTGATACCCCGGAGGGAACAGTAACAATAAAAAATGATTTTGTGATTGCCGCCACCGGCTACCAGCCCAATCTTCAGTTTTTAAAACAGACCGGTATTAAGCTGAGTGATGATGAAGTGCAATGCCCGGTACTGGATCCGGATACCCACGAATCCAGTGTGAAAGGGATTTACCTGGCGGGGGTGATCTGCGGCGGCATGAATACCCACCGGCTTTTTATCGAGAACTCAAGGGAGCATGCTGTAAAGATCATTAAAGCGATCCGGCGGGCGCAGCACTAA
- a CDS encoding pyruvate dehydrogenase complex E1 component subunit beta, translating into MARSIAFREALREAMNEEMRRDDRVFLMGEEVAEYNGAYKVSQGMLAEFGEKRVIDTPISELGFAAVGVGAAQSGLRPIVEFMTWNFAVLALDQILNTASKMLAMSGGQLSCPIVFRGGNGSAGQLGAQHSTAFESLYANIPGIKVVSPSNPYDAKGLLKQAIRYEEDPVMFMESETMYGDKMEVPEEEYYIELGKADIKKAGTDVTIISFNKMMKVALGAAAELEKEGISAEVIDLRTIRPLDMDTILASVRKTNRLVIVEEQWPFASVSSEISYRVQKDAFDFLDAPIRRITAADAPLHYAPNLVAAALPDVPRTVKLVKEVMYLKK; encoded by the coding sequence ATGGCAAGGAGTATAGCTTTCAGGGAAGCCCTCAGAGAGGCAATGAACGAAGAAATGAGAAGAGACGACCGTGTGTTTCTCATGGGTGAGGAAGTGGCCGAGTACAATGGTGCTTACAAAGTGAGCCAGGGAATGCTGGCCGAATTTGGTGAAAAAAGGGTGATCGACACCCCTATTTCCGAATTGGGTTTTGCAGCCGTTGGCGTAGGTGCTGCTCAAAGCGGCCTCCGTCCGATCGTGGAATTCATGACCTGGAACTTTGCGGTTCTTGCCTTAGATCAAATTTTAAATACTGCCTCTAAAATGCTGGCAATGAGTGGCGGACAGTTATCATGTCCTATTGTTTTCAGAGGTGGGAACGGCTCTGCCGGACAATTGGGTGCACAACACTCTACCGCTTTTGAATCGCTGTATGCAAATATCCCCGGTATTAAAGTAGTTTCTCCAAGTAACCCATACGACGCTAAAGGGCTTTTAAAGCAAGCCATCCGCTACGAAGAAGACCCGGTGATGTTTATGGAAAGTGAAACCATGTATGGTGATAAAATGGAGGTTCCGGAAGAAGAATACTACATTGAGCTGGGCAAGGCGGATATAAAAAAAGCAGGAACGGATGTAACCATTATTTCGTTTAATAAAATGATGAAAGTGGCACTCGGTGCTGCTGCAGAGCTGGAAAAAGAAGGGATCAGTGCCGAGGTGATCGACCTGAGGACCATCCGCCCGCTGGATATGGATACCATCCTCGCCAGTGTGCGTAAAACAAACCGGCTGGTGATCGTGGAAGAACAATGGCCGTTCGCTTCCGTATCTTCCGAGATCTCTTACCGGGTACAAAAGGATGCGTTCGACTTCCTGGATGCTCCGATCCGCAGGATCACCGCAGCCGATGCACCGCTGCACTATGCGCCGAACCTGGTTGCTGCCGCTTTACCCGATGTGCCCAGGACCGTAAAACTGGTGAAAGAAGTAATGTACCTGAAGAAATAG
- a CDS encoding putative sugar nucleotidyl transferase, with protein sequence MRAVIFTHKQYRAELLFPFSLTTAVEEMPAGMLTNRRRWELIAATALKSDPNACWHIPAHLVPSEAVVSLLNTLSPGASLQFENGAVAGYGSMDTVFDGGAAVPAGTASFLEYSWDIFERNVALLQFDFSLLTAGRRSAPLREGNRCTNEAAVFIEEGADVRFSIINAEEGPVYISKNALVMEGTCIRGPVFIGENAVVKMGSKIYGGTTIGHDCTVGGEIKNSVFFPFSNKGHDGYVGDSVIGHWCNLGGGTTTSNMKNTAGRIRIELPTGAVKAGTKCGVLMGDYSRAAINSSFNTGTVTGICSNIFGNGLTPKWIPSFSWGYDTAIAYDLENALAHLERWMQTKKQVLTDTERNLITHIYNQQKQRNHETANSSG encoded by the coding sequence ATGCGTGCAGTCATTTTCACCCATAAGCAGTACAGGGCGGAGCTTCTTTTCCCTTTTAGTCTTACTACTGCGGTAGAGGAAATGCCCGCCGGCATGCTCACCAACCGGCGGCGCTGGGAGCTGATTGCGGCAACCGCTTTAAAAAGTGACCCCAATGCCTGCTGGCACATTCCCGCCCATCTCGTACCATCAGAAGCCGTGGTGTCCCTTCTCAATACCCTTTCCCCGGGAGCGTCGTTGCAGTTTGAGAACGGGGCCGTAGCGGGTTATGGCTCCATGGATACGGTATTCGACGGCGGTGCGGCGGTACCGGCAGGGACGGCCTCCTTCCTGGAATACAGCTGGGATATCTTTGAAAGAAATGTGGCCCTCCTCCAGTTTGATTTTTCCCTGCTTACAGCGGGGCGCCGCTCGGCGCCACTGCGTGAGGGCAACCGTTGTACCAATGAAGCAGCGGTGTTTATTGAGGAAGGGGCGGATGTGCGTTTTTCCATCATCAATGCCGAAGAAGGCCCGGTGTATATTTCAAAGAACGCACTCGTTATGGAAGGTACCTGCATCCGGGGACCGGTTTTTATCGGTGAAAATGCCGTGGTAAAAATGGGCTCGAAGATCTACGGGGGAACCACCATCGGCCATGATTGTACGGTGGGCGGAGAGATCAAGAACAGCGTGTTCTTCCCCTTCTCGAACAAAGGGCACGACGGATATGTGGGGGACTCGGTGATCGGTCACTGGTGCAACCTTGGCGGGGGAACCACTACCAGCAATATGAAGAATACCGCAGGTCGCATCCGCATCGAACTTCCCACCGGGGCGGTGAAAGCAGGAACCAAGTGCGGCGTGCTGATGGGCGATTATTCCCGCGCAGCGATCAACAGCTCTTTTAATACCGGAACGGTTACGGGGATCTGCTCCAATATTTTTGGAAACGGATTGACCCCGAAATGGATCCCTTCCTTTTCCTGGGGCTATGATACAGCGATTGCCTACGACCTGGAAAACGCGCTTGCCCACCTGGAGCGGTGGATGCAGACAAAGAAGCAGGTACTTACGGATACCGAACGAAATTTAATTACCCATATTTATAATCAACAAAAACAAAGAAATCATGAGACAGCAAATAGCAGCGGCTAA
- a CDS encoding glycosyltransferase codes for MLKVLWLCSWYPNKVAPFEGDFVQRHAQAASLYNQIHVIKVTPDPEGKGVTSVLRENPGYPHLIEEHIYYPKRPGIAGKLRSYFYWYHLYKKAVTRYISTNGKPDLVHVHIPFKSGLIAQWIKKKYGIPYVVTEHWGGYNTQVENNYRQRPFWFRQVIRDTLKNAAAVHSVSRYLGVRLREWVWPVEYTVIPNVVNTRLFFAGPPKTGNSFDLLHISTGASVKNVQGIINAFLKLDPLVYSLKLLGLTEALKAQLRREYPQVLSEGTVSYEQVGEELRKSNALLIFSHAENSPCVIGEALCCGVPVIATDVGGIAELVDASDGILVTAGDEEGLVAAIERMYADYMYFPDQLAEKAAERYSYQAIGKQFDEWYRISLSPQ; via the coding sequence ATGCTGAAGGTGCTTTGGCTTTGCAGCTGGTACCCCAATAAAGTAGCTCCTTTTGAAGGGGATTTTGTACAGCGCCATGCGCAGGCAGCTTCTTTATACAATCAGATTCATGTTATTAAAGTGACGCCCGATCCGGAAGGGAAGGGCGTCACTTCTGTATTACGGGAAAATCCCGGATACCCGCACCTTATCGAGGAACACATCTATTATCCTAAAAGGCCGGGTATTGCCGGGAAACTGCGGTCCTATTTTTACTGGTACCATCTTTATAAAAAAGCGGTCACGCGCTACATCAGCACCAACGGAAAACCGGACCTGGTTCATGTGCATATTCCGTTTAAATCAGGATTAATTGCGCAGTGGATCAAAAAAAAGTATGGGATCCCGTATGTAGTAACAGAGCATTGGGGCGGATATAACACACAGGTAGAAAACAATTACCGGCAGCGGCCGTTTTGGTTCCGGCAGGTGATCAGGGATACACTGAAGAACGCTGCTGCAGTACATTCCGTAAGCCGGTACCTTGGTGTCCGGCTTCGGGAATGGGTATGGCCCGTAGAATATACAGTTATTCCCAACGTAGTAAATACCCGGTTATTTTTTGCAGGACCTCCAAAAACAGGAAACAGCTTTGACCTGCTGCATATTTCAACAGGGGCTTCTGTTAAGAATGTACAGGGGATCATTAACGCCTTCCTGAAGCTGGATCCGCTGGTGTATTCTCTTAAATTACTCGGCCTGACCGAGGCGCTTAAAGCACAGCTGCGGCGCGAATATCCGCAGGTGCTGTCGGAAGGGACCGTTTCCTATGAACAGGTAGGGGAAGAACTGCGGAAAAGCAATGCATTGCTCATTTTCAGTCATGCTGAGAATTCACCCTGTGTGATCGGCGAAGCCCTTTGCTGCGGAGTGCCGGTAATTGCAACGGATGTGGGGGGGATTGCCGAGCTTGTCGATGCCTCAGACGGGATCCTGGTAACCGCCGGCGATGAGGAAGGGCTGGTGGCTGCAATTGAGCGTATGTACGCGGATTATATGTATTTCCCCGATCAGCTGGCTGAAAAGGCCGCGGAACGTTATTCCTACCAGGCAATTGGTAAACAATTTGACGAATGGTACCGGATATCACTTAGCCCGCAATAA
- a CDS encoding YajQ family cyclic di-GMP-binding protein, producing the protein MPSFDFASKVDAQALDNAVNVVKKEITNRFDFKGSHVVIELDKKNFKIQVETDDDMKMKQLLDVLVSRAHKQGIAPEAFDLGKEGSQVGKAWKKDIEVRNGIRQEDAKKIVKLIKDAGLKVQVSIHEDVVRVTGKKIDDLQAVIQASKGWELGVPLQVENMRN; encoded by the coding sequence ATGCCTTCATTTGATTTTGCCAGTAAAGTAGATGCGCAGGCACTGGATAATGCAGTGAATGTGGTTAAAAAAGAAATCACCAACCGTTTTGACTTTAAAGGGTCACACGTTGTAATCGAACTCGATAAGAAGAACTTCAAAATCCAGGTGGAAACCGATGATGATATGAAGATGAAACAATTGCTGGATGTGCTGGTGAGCCGGGCACACAAGCAGGGGATCGCGCCGGAAGCGTTCGACCTGGGCAAGGAGGGTAGCCAGGTAGGAAAGGCCTGGAAAAAAGACATCGAAGTACGTAACGGGATCCGCCAGGAAGATGCCAAAAAAATAGTAAAACTGATCAAGGATGCGGGGTTAAAGGTACAGGTGTCGATCCATGAGGATGTGGTGCGGGTTACGGGCAAAAAGATCGACGACCTGCAGGCCGTTATCCAGGCCTCAAAAGGCTGGGAGCTGGGTGTGCCCCTGCAGGTGGAAAATATGCGGAACTAA
- a CDS encoding acetyl-CoA C-acyltransferase, translating into MLPKEVYIIAAVRTPLSSFGGSLKELTATQLGAIAIKNALAKAGVDAGQVDDVIMGSVLQANLGQAPARQAAKFAGLPDKVNCTTINKVCASGMKAIAGAVQSIALGDADIVVAGGMESMSNVPFYLDKMRWGNKYGDINAIDGLAKDGLTDVYDGQAMGMAAELCAAECHISREEQDAFAIESYHRSQAAWESGKFNDEVVPVEIPSKKGDPVIVSKDEEPFNVKFDKIASLKPAFKKEGTVTAANASTMNDGAAALVLMSREKADALGLRPVAKVLAYADAEQAPEWFTTTPSLAVPRAVEKAGLKMTDINFWELNEAFSVVGIENTKRMKLDPATVNVNGGAVSIGHPLGASGARIIVTLIHVLKQQNARYGAAGICNGGGGASAMVIENC; encoded by the coding sequence ATGTTACCCAAGGAAGTATATATCATTGCCGCGGTCCGTACCCCTCTGAGCAGTTTTGGGGGCTCCCTGAAGGAGCTGACAGCAACACAACTCGGCGCTATTGCCATAAAAAACGCACTCGCAAAAGCGGGGGTGGATGCCGGACAGGTGGATGATGTCATTATGGGATCCGTATTACAGGCCAACCTGGGACAGGCGCCCGCCCGGCAGGCCGCAAAATTTGCCGGTTTGCCGGATAAGGTTAATTGTACCACTATCAATAAGGTTTGTGCCAGCGGTATGAAAGCCATTGCCGGCGCGGTTCAATCCATAGCGCTGGGTGATGCGGATATAGTTGTTGCAGGCGGCATGGAGAGCATGAGCAATGTTCCTTTTTACCTGGATAAAATGCGCTGGGGAAATAAGTACGGGGATATCAATGCCATTGACGGACTGGCAAAGGATGGACTTACGGATGTATATGATGGACAGGCGATGGGCATGGCTGCCGAGCTCTGTGCTGCTGAATGTCATATCTCCCGGGAAGAACAGGACGCTTTTGCCATTGAAAGCTATCATCGCAGCCAGGCCGCCTGGGAATCAGGGAAATTCAATGATGAGGTGGTACCCGTAGAGATCCCTTCAAAAAAAGGCGATCCGGTTATCGTTTCAAAAGACGAAGAACCGTTCAATGTTAAGTTTGATAAGATCGCTTCACTGAAACCCGCTTTCAAAAAAGAGGGCACCGTTACAGCGGCCAATGCCAGTACCATGAATGACGGCGCTGCTGCACTGGTTTTAATGAGCAGGGAAAAAGCCGATGCCCTGGGCCTTCGCCCGGTTGCAAAAGTGCTGGCCTATGCCGATGCCGAACAGGCTCCGGAATGGTTTACCACTACCCCTTCACTTGCCGTTCCCAGGGCGGTGGAAAAAGCCGGGTTAAAGATGACGGATATTAACTTCTGGGAATTAAATGAAGCATTCAGCGTTGTTGGTATTGAAAATACAAAGCGTATGAAACTTGACCCTGCTACGGTAAATGTAAACGGCGGCGCCGTTTCCATAGGCCATCCGCTGGGAGCGAGCGGTGCGCGCATTATTGTTACCCTTATTCATGTACTGAAACAACAGAACGCCCGCTACGGCGCCGCAGGTATCTGCAATGGCGGCGGTGGGGCCAGTGCTATGGTGATCGAAAACTGCTGA
- a CDS encoding sigma-54-dependent transcriptional regulator, translating to MPKSKTNDNQQEILIIDDEASIRKTLSEILSFEGYRVTEAVDGEEGLKLFSEKAFNAVLCDIKMPKMDGIEFLEKASAAAPDIPVIMISGHGNIETAVEAVKKGAYDFISKPPDLNRLLITIRNALERTTLVTETKVLRKKVSKVQEIVGTSAPIQKIKETINKVAPTEARVLVTGANGVGKELVARWIHELSNRSNSPLVEVNCAAIPTELIESELFGHEKGSFTSAIKQRIGKFEQANGGTLFLDEIGDMSLNAQAKVLRALQEGKITRVGADKDINVDVRVIAATNKDLLQEVEDKNFRLDLYHRLSVILINVPSLNDRRDDIPLLVDQFLDDICKDYGIAKKGIDGGAIELLQQYNWTGNIRELRNVVERLVILSGKTISAPDVQNYVSIN from the coding sequence GTGCCGAAAAGTAAAACCAACGATAATCAACAGGAGATCCTGATTATTGATGATGAAGCGTCCATCAGAAAAACGCTTTCAGAGATCCTTTCGTTTGAGGGATATAGGGTAACTGAGGCCGTTGACGGAGAGGAAGGACTCAAACTGTTTTCAGAAAAGGCCTTCAATGCAGTTCTCTGCGATATCAAAATGCCGAAGATGGACGGCATCGAGTTCCTGGAAAAAGCAAGTGCTGCTGCCCCCGACATCCCCGTTATTATGATCTCCGGACATGGCAACATCGAAACAGCGGTGGAAGCGGTTAAAAAGGGCGCTTATGATTTCATTTCAAAACCCCCGGACCTGAACCGCCTGCTGATCACCATCCGTAATGCACTGGAACGCACGACCCTGGTTACCGAAACCAAAGTGCTGCGGAAAAAAGTATCCAAGGTCCAGGAAATTGTGGGTACTTCTGCTCCTATCCAGAAGATAAAAGAGACCATCAACAAAGTGGCACCCACCGAGGCAAGAGTGCTGGTAACCGGTGCCAACGGTGTGGGTAAAGAACTGGTGGCACGATGGATCCATGAATTAAGCAACCGCTCCAACAGTCCCCTGGTAGAGGTGAACTGCGCTGCAATACCAACCGAACTGATTGAATCTGAATTATTCGGACACGAAAAGGGATCTTTTACTTCAGCTATAAAACAACGTATCGGGAAATTTGAACAGGCCAATGGCGGTACGCTGTTCCTGGACGAGATCGGGGATATGAGCCTGAATGCCCAGGCAAAAGTTCTAAGGGCCCTACAGGAAGGAAAGATCACCCGGGTAGGCGCAGACAAGGATATCAATGTAGATGTACGGGTGATTGCTGCAACCAATAAAGACCTGCTGCAGGAAGTGGAAGATAAAAATTTCCGGCTGGATCTGTACCACCGGCTTAGCGTGATCCTTATCAACGTGCCTTCACTGAACGACCGCAGGGATGATATCCCGCTCCTTGTTGACCAGTTCCTGGATGATATCTGTAAAGACTACGGTATTGCCAAAAAAGGCATCGACGGCGGTGCTATCGAGCTGCTGCAGCAATACAACTGGACGGGCAACATCCGTGAGCTCCGGAACGTAGTAGAGCGCCTGGTAATTCTGAGCGGCAAAACCATCTCAGCGCCGGACGTGCAGAATTACGTATCGATAAATTAA
- the tpiA gene encoding triose-phosphate isomerase, producing the protein MRQQIAAANWKMNLTYVEGQQLLKDILDENIETTENQVVIFGIPFPYLMTANEKVNTLKNFYVAAQNCSNKKSGAYTGEVSVDMLQSLNIKYCIIGHSERREYFNETNLEISEKLDLLLGAGLKPIFCCGEPLSVREAGTQNEYVEKQLRESLFHLSAEDLKNVVIAYEPIWAIGTGKTATTEQAQEIHAYLRSVIAKQYGQEAAEDISILYGGSVKAGNAKELFSCPDVDGGLVGGASLVAVDFVEIIKSLK; encoded by the coding sequence ATGAGACAGCAAATAGCAGCGGCTAACTGGAAGATGAATTTAACGTATGTAGAAGGGCAGCAATTGCTAAAAGATATTCTGGACGAGAACATCGAAACAACCGAAAACCAGGTAGTGATCTTTGGTATTCCGTTTCCTTACCTGATGACGGCAAATGAAAAAGTAAATACGTTAAAGAACTTTTATGTGGCCGCACAGAACTGCTCCAATAAAAAATCGGGAGCTTATACCGGGGAGGTTTCTGTAGACATGCTGCAGTCGCTGAACATCAAGTATTGCATCATTGGTCACAGCGAGCGCCGGGAATATTTTAACGAGACCAACCTGGAAATTTCCGAAAAGCTGGATCTCTTGCTGGGTGCAGGCTTGAAGCCCATTTTCTGCTGTGGTGAACCACTGAGTGTACGCGAAGCCGGTACGCAAAATGAATATGTGGAAAAACAGCTCCGGGAATCATTGTTCCATTTATCAGCCGAAGACCTGAAGAATGTGGTGATCGCTTATGAACCCATCTGGGCGATCGGTACCGGGAAGACCGCAACTACAGAGCAGGCACAGGAAATACATGCTTACCTGCGTTCTGTAATCGCAAAACAATATGGCCAGGAAGCAGCAGAGGATATTTCCATTCTTTACGGAGGCAGTGTAAAAGCCGGTAATGCAAAAGAGCTGTTCAGCTGTCCGGATGTGGATGGTGGCCTGGTAGGCGGCGCATCACTGGTTGCCGTGGATTTTGTGGAGATCATCAAATCCTTAAAATAA
- a CDS encoding type B 50S ribosomal protein L31 translates to MKQGLHPENYRLVVFKDMSNGDTFLSRSTANSKETVQWEDGNEYPVIKLEISSTSHPFFTGKNMLVDTAGRIDKFKRKYAKK, encoded by the coding sequence ATGAAACAAGGTCTCCATCCTGAAAATTACCGTCTGGTGGTTTTTAAAGACATGAGTAACGGCGATACCTTTTTAAGCCGCTCTACAGCAAATTCAAAGGAAACGGTCCAGTGGGAAGACGGCAACGAATATCCTGTAATAAAACTGGAAATTTCAAGCACTTCTCACCCCTTCTTTACCGGTAAAAACATGCTGGTGGATACTGCGGGCCGTATTGATAAATTCAAAAGAAAATACGCGAAGAAATAA
- a CDS encoding cation diffusion facilitator family transporter — protein MAHVHEVERSAGSRHKKKLILVLIITGVYLAAEVIGGILTKSLALWADAGHMLTDAGGLVLALLAIRYGERSPTPGRTYGYYRAEILAALTNAVVLIGISLYILYEAYQRFQDPPKVEGGMMMLIAVVGLIVNLAGLYILRKDSKESLNMKGAYFEVLSDMLTSVAVIAGGAIMLFTGWYYIDPILSAGIGLFILPRTWGLLKESVGVLLEGTPKDIKIEQLRSDLLQLAGVIAVHDLHVWTITSGMPVLTVHLVYQKDADAMEVLQEAQRLLGGQYGIRHTTIQTEREGIALKEEGIHQ, from the coding sequence ATGGCACATGTGCATGAAGTGGAGCGGTCTGCCGGAAGCAGGCATAAGAAAAAGCTGATACTGGTTTTGATCATCACCGGCGTTTATCTTGCAGCCGAGGTGATCGGTGGTATTCTCACCAAAAGCCTGGCCCTTTGGGCAGATGCCGGTCATATGCTCACAGATGCCGGCGGCCTTGTGCTGGCGCTGCTGGCCATCCGTTACGGAGAACGTTCACCAACACCCGGACGCACTTATGGCTATTACCGGGCCGAGATCCTGGCAGCGCTGACCAATGCCGTGGTACTGATCGGGATATCCCTGTATATCCTTTACGAAGCCTACCAGCGGTTTCAGGATCCGCCCAAAGTGGAAGGCGGAATGATGATGCTGATCGCCGTGGTGGGATTAATAGTAAACCTTGCGGGACTCTATATCCTCCGGAAAGATTCGAAGGAGAGCCTGAATATGAAAGGTGCGTATTTTGAGGTGTTGTCAGACATGCTCACTTCTGTTGCAGTGATTGCCGGCGGTGCCATCATGTTGTTTACCGGGTGGTATTATATTGATCCGATCCTCTCTGCAGGTATCGGGTTGTTTATCCTGCCGCGTACCTGGGGGTTATTAAAAGAATCGGTAGGGGTTTTGCTGGAAGGCACTCCGAAAGATATAAAGATCGAACAATTGCGGAGCGATCTGTTGCAGTTGGCGGGCGTGATTGCCGTGCATGATCTGCATGTGTGGACCATCACTTCCGGGATGCCCGTGCTGACCGTTCACCTGGTATATCAAAAAGATGCAGACGCCATGGAAGTATTACAGGAGGCGCAACGCTTACTGGGCGGGCAGTACGGGATACGGCATACCACGATACAAACAGAGCGGGAGGGCATTGCACTGAAGGAGGAAGGCATCCATCAATAA
- a CDS encoding GNAT family N-acetyltransferase yields MTAPTLPTGISIRTRFADTDPEAILKLHQEVYASEYGYGPAFFHYVEEGLEEFSRRFDPASDGCWLCEHNGTIVGSLILMHREPHVYQLRFFVLSPAFRGKGLGHVLLRQGFDFLSAQNARAVFLWTTAEQHTAAALYRKYGFILTAEKETVSMGKTLKEQKYERRLS; encoded by the coding sequence ATGACAGCTCCAACCCTTCCCACAGGTATCAGTATCCGGACCAGGTTTGCGGATACCGATCCTGAAGCCATTCTGAAACTGCATCAGGAGGTTTATGCCAGCGAATATGGCTATGGTCCTGCTTTTTTTCATTATGTGGAAGAAGGGCTGGAAGAATTCAGCCGGCGTTTTGATCCGGCCTCGGACGGATGCTGGCTCTGTGAGCACAACGGTACTATTGTTGGTTCGCTTATCCTGATGCACCGGGAGCCGCATGTTTATCAATTGCGTTTTTTTGTTTTGTCGCCGGCATTCCGCGGCAAAGGACTGGGTCATGTCCTCCTCCGGCAGGGTTTTGATTTTTTAAGCGCACAAAATGCCCGCGCTGTTTTTTTATGGACCACTGCTGAACAGCATACCGCAGCAGCGCTGTACAGAAAATACGGATTTATATTAACCGCCGAAAAGGAGACGGTCAGCATGGGGAAAACACTGAAAGAACAGAAATATGAACGCCGGCTTTCCTGA